Genomic window (Equus asinus isolate D_3611 breed Donkey chromosome 13, EquAss-T2T_v2, whole genome shotgun sequence):
CTGACTCCCCTAGTCTCTATGGGACCGTGGGAACCTAAATTCAGTGGGTGCCAATTAGCAAGCACAGATGGCCTAATCACagagaaaaacatttgcaaactcCTGAATAACACACTGTGCTCAATGGCACATCCCATTGATCAACCTCCCCCTAACATCCTTCAGCACTTTCCGCTAACTCGCCTTAGCACTTAAAAACCCTCCTGCCTTTTGTTTTAGTGGAGTTgagctcactctctctcctcttttgcaatagtcttgaataaagccTTGCTTGCCTGTTTAACTTTGTCTAGTGGAAATTTTTCCTTTGACACTGCAAGTCCCAGTGGTGGGAATGGATGGGACAAGGGCATCTCCCTATAGCTGCTTGAGTATTGATCTTCATAACTCTCACCCCTGCTTTCTCCATCTGCCACCCAGAGCCCAGAACCTCCACTGCTTCTTTCTCCCATGTGTGTCCTGGACTCCTCTACTGTGTTCGATCTGTTTATAGCACTCTGTTCCTTTCCTGTCTTCCAGAAATTTGATATATTATAAATGCTTTACTTTCCAAATCATATAGCTAATTCCAATGATTGCAAGTTATTCTTAATCTTTGCATATGGGTATTAATATTCTGGGCCTGATTTGCATCTTCCTATCTATGTTTAAGTATAAACTTTCTGAGGCTTACCCGCTAGGGTACAGTGTTAATATCTTGAACACATTGCGATTACTGGGCCAATTATTTATGGTCTCCATCAGACCACCATCCCAGCAACAGGGGTTGCTCATTGGCCAAAAGGGACTTGAGACCTGGGCCTGTGCACTTCAAGGGTGATTCCTCTCCACCATATCTGGGTACATGGAACTCTATTTTAATGTTCAAAATGACAACAGGAGGTTTGGAGTTCACTTCTTTTAAATTCAATTGGCGTCTTCTAGGTTCTAATTATACACTCAAGTGATTCTTCTGTGTGACTTGCGTAGACAGAAGTCAGCAACTTCCCTGAGGGCGTAGCAAACACTCCTCATGGCTGGGCtagattttttcatttctttagttcTTATAGGACATTTATTACCTTCTCCTCTGGTACTAAAGACACTTTAATGCCAGTCCATCAGTCCTTTAGGTCTTTCTGTAATTCTCTCTGAGCTGTGTGGATGGAATTTTGCAACCTCCTAGGGTTGTGGCTGACTTCCTTCAGGAATTTCTCTCTGCATGATTGAATTCTGAATTTTCATGGTCTTCCTGACTGGCACCATGGCACCGTTCTCAGATGCCTGATTGGGTTCTGTGTACCTGCCAAACCCTCGTCCGGTTCTGAGGCACATCATGAGGTCACGAGGATGAGAGCTTGGACTGGAATGGTGGTAGAGGACCCGAAGAGGATTTGAGAGAGGTTTTGGCAAAGCTGAAAGAATTTATTGATGGGTTAGATGgggggatgagggagagggatTTCAAGGATGACTTCCCATTTTCAGCTTGAGCAACTTGGAGGGTGGAGATCTTATTTCCTGAGGAGAGTGGCTTGGAGAAGAAGCATGGCCCACAGCAGTTATAGTTCCACATTCACGGACACTGAGTATCCATCTCAGTTCCCCTCAGGGCCAAGCACTGCAGATATCTAAGGAGAAGAGCCACACCTGAACAGCAGTGGGAGTGAACTGCCATTGAACTCTACTCTCTGGAGCCTGTCCTGTGAAGTTCATTAGTGGCTATCCCCCAGCTAGGAAGCCATGCTCTTCAAGACAGACTTATTCCAAAAATTGTCTTCTGGcagccctctcctctgcaggCTTGCTTCTGAGCCTACATGACCtgatccatccattcattcattcaacaagtagtCTCCAGTGCCTACTCTGTACCAGGTACTCTCTAGGCACTGAGGGTGGGGcagtgaataaaatattaaaaaattgctaccctcatgaagcttacattccgATTGCAAGGCAACAGGTAaacacaaataagtaaatatatagaaCAATACAAgttgataagtgctatggagttAAAGAAAACAAGTAGGGAAGGAGGATAAGGAAttgtggggggagagggaggcgcTGTATAATAATAGGATGCTCAAGGAAGGCCTTTCTGATAAGGTGGCACTTGAACAGAGACTTGAAGGGGGCTGACCAGATTGGGGAGAGGAGCATTCCCACAGAGGGAATAGGCATGAGACCCTGGGGCTGGGTCCTCTCTgttgtgtttgaggaacagcaaggcaGGCATTGCAAGGAAGGCATTGAGCTGGAatggagggagctggggaggaagTGGGAGGTGAGGTCAGATGGCAGGCAGGCAGGTTTACCTTGCTGGTGGCCAGGTGGCTGTTGGTTACCTGTATGGCTATAAGTCTCATGTCTTTGTGTCCCTGCTGTTCAACCTCTGACTGCTGCCTTGTTGACTAATTTGGTCCTCCAGCTTTAGGGCATCTTCTGTGTCCAACAGCTCACTGACCCTTCATGCCTGTACTCCCTCCCAACCTTCCCAGAGATCCCAGGCCTTCCCCACTTCCTCACTGATTCTTGTCTGTTTGGCTTTGGGGCTTGAGCTCCCCTGAAGCTTTGATCACATTTTAGTGTGAATGGAGGTGCAGAGAACTGGTTTTCAGATGGGATTTGAGTGTGAGAGTGAGCCCAAGGGCATCAGGGCTCTAAGGGTTGGAGTTTGGAAGAGAGGGGAGCAGTAAAGTGAGGAAATGGGCCTTGATGGGGGAATGTGAGGGCACCAAAGAGAGACTTTGCTAATTTCCTAACTTTGGCGCTGAGAGTAGCTGgtcccccacaccccaccactAAACTGACAGCTGTAGAGATCTCTGAGCTAGTGTCAAACAGCATCCTTCTTCCAAAGGAGTTTAAGATTGAGGCAGGAAACCAAGGTGTGTCTTCCACAAGGCCTGAGTTGGAGGGCATGTGCTGGACCATACCATGGCCCTGAGTACCATTTCTGGTCTGGGTCCAATGAAGCATGGCCAGACTGGCATCCCCAAGAGCAGAGTACCTCCCGCCTACCTCCTGTTTCCTCTTTGTGTCCCACAGAGCACTGCCTTGTACTTGGCTGTATCTTTAGTTGGGCTGGTGGTGGGGGGATGGTCAACTTTCCAAAGTCACTTTTACACCAGGCAGCAGGCATAAGGGCCAAGGGAGCAACGGAAGAGAATACAGGACTTCAGTTGGGGGGATGAGCGGCTGTGGGTGAGGAGGACAAGAGGTGCTATTCACACTAGATCTTGAGGGGTGGACAgagaagtaaatgttttaaatggcaGAGATGGGAGGAAGAGCTTTCAAGGAAGGGTGAGCTTGTTGGCTGAAATAAGGAGTCCAGGTGATATTCGTGAAGGAGCCTGTTCAATAATCAGTGTGAGGAGTTCGAACCCTGGGAAAGAGTTCAGCACAGCACTCTGATGGAACTGCGCCGAGCGGTGTGAATTTACGTGCAGCTTATATCTCTTTCACAAACAGTGCAcgtgcagggaagaggaaaagaaaaaaaccttacaaCTAGATTTCATATAGGTTAAGAAAAAAAGGGGGGTAGAGTACATCTGGGCTTTTCTCTTGATTATACATTGGAGGAAGCATAAACAGGAAGTTCTTGGTTATACATCAAGTTCAGAGATGCTGACGATATCTGCGTGGAGGTTGTTAATTATTCCCTCaatctctaagaaatgcagctgggaaATGTGAGAGAGAGGTCCCGCTTTATCTTTCTGCGGTGGACCTGTCCAGCTGGCATCCTCAGTCATGGGATGTGGGATTGCAAGGTCATTTGGCACAGCTAAAGATGGGCTGCAGGGCTGCTTCACAGCACAGCATGGATTTTATTGTACTGATTCAAAGCCTATGCAGTTTTCTTGTTGGATTTGCCTattagaccagggagaggggtcccaAAAATCTGGCCACAAGCTGCAGCCCCCAGCATGGGTGAGTGCAATGATGAGGTGTATTAGGTGTGCCCCTCAATTACCCATTTCCCATGCAAACAAACAATATTCAACATGGTTGTCTGTATTTTCACACTGTTCCCGTTATCTAAGGCCCTGATGTAGACGTCACTTGTTTTCCGTCCTCCTGATTCTGACTCTGCCCCACCATTCCACTGTTTAAATTTGTTCATATTGAAGTGTTTAGAACGGCACCGCCTACCTAGTAAATACCAAATAAGTGTctgtaaagtaaaagaaataaccagGCTGTCTTATGAGAGAACCAAAGTAAACAACCAGGTTCCCTTTCTATAGTGCAGTTTTATTTCAACAACCAGGTGCCTGCAAAGGGAAGACAGATGCTGTCTGGGGGCCAAGGTGTCCTCAGGCCCCAGAGGGCAGAGTGTCATTCCAAAGCTTCAGGAGAGAGCAGAAGTTATCAGAGTGTGAGAGCACAGAAAAGCAAAACGGGGCTTCAGTTCAGGCCGGCACAACTCCCAGGGACCATCTGGGGCTGAGagttggggaggggaggtggctcTGTGGCCTCTTCTCATGTTCCCTGGGCCATGTTCCCAGATCAGTTGGATTTGCCGTCCAGGTATCTGATGTACTGCTGCACCCAGGCATCGCTGGGGTTGGTGCAGATTTGTCGCCCCGTTTTGGTATGAAAGCTGtgcagaagaaggagaaagatgagGAATTGAGAGTCAGTAGGCAGGAGAGGAGCCCATTCTGCCACACCATTGTCTTCCCCATCCCTCTCTCTGCTAGATCTGGCccttcaaagagagagagagaccagcccccccccccccccccagccaagCTCCCCAGTCTTACTGCCAGTCTCTGTTGTTCTCTGGGGAGTCAGTGAAGGCCCCACCAGGCAGCcccacttttcttctttcctcctctttcctgaCCCATCTCTATGCACTGGGACCAGCTCCTACCACCTTCCTGCAGGCCCAGCTCAGGCTGGGAAGTTCCCACACTGCAGCTTCCTCCTGTGTCCCCTGCTCGTCCCCATCACATTCCTAGAGAGTCCCACCCCCCTGTtcccctctcccaggccctgctGGTTCTCACATTTGCACCCCCTTCCATTGCCAGTGGGGCTGTACTTACATGACCCCTGGCATGAGGCACAGCTCACTGGTCCTATCATAATCTCTTACAAAGCGGAGTGGGATTTTCCTCGAGATGAAAGAGAAACAGCAGGAAGCCTGATTATTAGCTGGCTCTGCAAGGTAGAGAGCTGGATGAAGCTGAAATCTTTTCCACGAGGAAGCATAGACCTATAACTCTGTCCCCAGAGTACccgggaagagaaaggaggagaggaggacacAAGAACACCCAGGAGGGAGTGTGACCTGGCCCCTCTCTGgcagctcttcctcctcccactcttAGATGATCCTTCTCCAGtacctctcttccctccccatgCCAGCCCCTCCTGACCTCTCCTTCTCTCAGgccctccccagggctgggaTGTGACTCTGTGATCCCAGTGTTTTAAATTTCTGACAGTCTTCAGAATTCGGGAATGAGAAATCAGGATTCCTGGGAGTTCTCAAATCataaattattgtattttttcttttttttaaattgagatataattgacatataacattttattagttttaggtgtactgtatatttttcataacactttattttcatgttttgaaGTAATAATCCCTGACCACATAGTAAACAGTGAATCACTTTTCCTTGATAGGTTTGTACTAAAAATTTCAgagattttctttaagaaaaaaagcaaggtaATAGTAAATGATGTCAATGTGTCGTGACAAGATTATGTCTCCAATAACATGTTAAATGTTCCCTAGCAGATACAGTCGATaatagaaaacatgaaaagaaaggaatattaACACAAAATAGATGGCcaataaaaagcatttaaaaattgaaaaaaataatatgactttttgatacttaaaatatttcaaagttataattcaaaaatgaaatttgaaaatacagGAAGCATTAATTGCCCTATTTGTAattttgctctttgttttgtAACAAATATTCTAGACATagaacattttttccattttgtgttgatGTTGGCCGAATTGTTGAAAGTGTGTCCAAACGCGTCTTCGAGTTGGGCGTGAGAGTACACACTGCTTCTGATAAGCTCATTTCCTTTGTTAACAATGGGCATATCTTGTCTACTGGTCCTGACTTTGGTTTTTTCCATTCAAATTGATATTGCTTTTGCTCATTTAGACTTTATATACAAATTGATAAATGCTCCTGGGTTCATGTCCCAGGATTCCACAGCGCtgacatattttctctttgtatttcttctgttaAAGCATTTATAAAGAACTACAGCCTATAGCAATTATTCAAACACTGGGCAGTGTCAGTGAACATTATTGTTCAAAGAACATAATATTCACATCTCCTACAAGAATCACAGTTGAAATTGCCCATTTAAGGACTTATTTTGCttccaaaacttgttatttctggAAACTGTTCGTATAAAGTATGTGAGGTATACAAACACATCAGCATTTACTTAGCAGCAGACAGGCCCATGAACTCACACTTGTAACATGGCAACCACTTCAGGCTGTTGGATTGTGACCACGTCTCCCTACGTTCTCCTGTCCCAAGTCCCCCAAGGCAGCTGATCTTAACTGTGAGCTCCAAGTGTCAAGAGTTTCCTGCTCTTGCTCATGATGTTCGTGGGTTCTTATAAATCAGTAACATCTATGTTGATTGTTAAGCTTTAATTCCTGCAGGAGAATTGCAATACTTTGCCCCATTCTCCTAATTTCTCAACTGAGTTTTCTTGGGATGTAGGATTTGGAAAAACACGTCATTTACTGAGAAATGCTAAGAGGGAATTCCCATGTGGAAATGCTAGTGGATGCCCAGGGTGGGCCACAGCAGGGCAGGACTGTTCCCCTGCATATGAGGGGTCCTCTCTCACAGGCCTCAGGGAGATGCTAGAAGGGGGCGGTTTGCTATGCCCAGAGGAGCAGAGCCTTGACTGTGAAGCGGGACAGCTAGATTTGTTCTTGCCTCTGCTCCTGAAAGCTGTGTGACTCCAGACAGGGCACTCGCCATTTCTGAACCTGTGTCCTTAAAATAGTACCAATGggagggtctggccccgtggctgagtggttaagttcgcgcgctctgctgcaggcggcccagtgtttcgttgatttgaatcctgggcgcggacacaacactgctcatcaaaccacgctgaggcagcgccccacatgccacaactagaaggacccacaacgaagaatatacaactatatactgggggctttggggagaaaaaataaaatctttaaaaaaaaaaatagtatcaaTGGGGCAAGTACTGTGCATATTGATTTATATACCAATGATTGCTTTGTGTGATAAAGGCCTTGTCACCCCCatgaaacagatgaagaaactgaggctcaggaagccTAAACAAGGCATGGAAGGTCACAAGCTGACCAGTGTAGGGCTTCCAGACTGAGGCTCCCTGGGAGCAGAGACAGCATGTTGACTGAACGGGTGGCCCAGAGTATGATACCAACCCTGATATCaatttccccacattaaacctagcatatatggggttaaaaccaaaacactcatttcctgcctactctctggcttcctggttccagaatccactatcctccatggagacagacacggtcaaggacaagcacctggatcatctcctctccgcaaagagatacaggctggtgggaaagctgctgaccagcaaggtcatgggcttcctcctctcttcaagtagtctcaaggccaaggacaggctggtgggaaagctccgaccagcaaggccatatgctccccctcccctacctaaaaccccaaataaaaacccttccttttagcttttcggggagtttgggatttcagcgttagctgccctctctccttgctcagcactgtgcaataataaaattcctactttcttccaccacacccggtgtcagagattggcttgctgcgcaatgggtgagcgaactcacttcaggttcggtaacaagtAGGCttttaatatatgtttgttgagtgagtgagtgactTCAGTTTGAATCTATGTCTTCCTGACTGTAAAGCTGGTTATTTCTCCATTCTGTTTTGCTGTtctctcaagagaaaaaaaagcttcCATCGACTAAGTCTCTACCACAGGCCTGGTGCATGGCTCAGTTCCTGACGGGGCCCGTCTCcgttcctcacaacaacccttcgAGAAAGGATGACTTATTCCATTTGCAGATGAGAAGTCTTGTGATGATAACAGGGTTATGGGAAAGCATTAAGGAGTTCTGTGGCTAGTTGCGGTTAAAATTCCCAGAAAGCAGCCATCGTTCCTTGGACTAGCAGATGTCAAATGAGAGTCCTACGACTGAGTGTTTTTCCGCCTCTGATTTTGATTGAAATTCAGCTCAGGAGAGTAGTTTCTTCAGAAATCCCCTTCCCAGGCCCTTGCTGTGCCACTTTCTCCCTGGGCTCCAGCCCACTGTTGAGCGGCAACCGTGCCTAGTTAGGGCGGAAAGGGCATTGAACTGGGAGTCAGGACACCTGGGGTGGAGCCCTGCCTCTTTCAGAGTCACCAGCTGCTCCCTCTTCATGTgtcccacaaatatttactgagcgctTACTACATGCCGGGAGCGGCTCTGAGCCATATACACAACTAGATGCATCTTTAGGAGCGGAGAGAAGCTGATACAGGGGTCTCAGGCTCAAATGCCCCCGCAGGCCAGGCAGACAGCAGCTGGATGTAGCCTGGCTGTGGGGACTCCTGGGACCTGGGGAGTGCACCCCCTGCCTAAAGGGGAAAGTACTCACCACCTCATTTCTAGTTGAAGGTTAGCTTGTGGAAACTTGGGCTCATGTCTGCTTGGTCTtccatattttcaaaagaaatgggaaatatagatttttaaatgtttccaatttttaaatgttggcaaccaATCCAAATATTGTAAAACCCTATCTAAGCTGTGAAGACAGTTTGATCCTTCACGGTTTCCTCTCTCCCAGCCCATGCTTACCCCTGGCTCCtgtgtctctccgggaggtggctGAGCAGATAGCCTGGGGGCCTCTGGATCAGCTCCTCTATGCTGGGCACCCAAAGGCCAGGGAGGTTGTATTCAGAGTCAGGTTTTCCTCTCCCCAGAGGAGGCAGAAGTGAGTCCCAACCAGGAATGGGGAGAGATCCTCAGTAAAGATGCTGTCTGTTTCTCAGAGACCCCCATGCAGCCTTTTCTGGAACACCCATGTGTCCTCCCTTtagctccctgcctccagccactgtgttctctttgtccagGGGAATGAGAGTAACAGATCTTACCTTCACTAGCTTCAGAGTGGAGGGCAGCAAGAGTGAGGAGAAAGGCCAGGGTAACCAGGCTGCCCCTCATCCTTCTGGTGGCTGACAAGCTGTAGGTACACAGCTGGGTCAAGGACTCTTGAGTTCTCTGATGCCTTGAAATCTGGGTTCTGAGCTTCTTTTGTAAGAGGCTGCTGGTCAGGAAGTCACAAGACAGAAAAATGCAAGATTGCATGGGGGTTTTGGCTCTTTGGTGGCCTGACTGCTGAGATATCTAAAATATGAGAAATGAGTCAATTTATGCAAAGAAAAGCATAAGGCAGAAAATGACCCTAGGTTTCACATTCTAGATGGCTTACATCTGGAGGGTGGTGATGGGGGAAGCCCAGAGACCAAGGGCTTCGGAGTGGAAATTGCCCTCCTCTTCCACCCCTCCCCAGGGAGCCTGGTTAAGCCTCCTTGGTGAGCTCATCCTTGAGTGTGCACCATGAGTTCAGAGGCCTGGGCAACTGTATGGGGCTCAGCAACTCCAGGGCCCACCAGGATAGGGATGTGCTGTGTCTACCCCCAACAAAAGGGCTGACCTCAGGCCTGATGGGGGCTGGGAGTAGGGAGCTGGGTCCAAAGGGGATCCTGGGATGGCTGGGCCTCAGCAGGCAGGAATGGACGGAACTCTCACCTAGGCTGAGCTGAAGGCCCCTGCCCCCTGTCCAGCACAGGGAGCTTGATCAGATCCTTAGCAACTGAGGATCTGGACTCTCTGCTGTCTCTGGTTGTACAAATATTtctctgggaccctgttttcaattcttttgggtgtctacccagaagtgggagtgctggatcatctggtaaatctatttttaattttttgaagaagctccatcctgttttcctgcagctgttgtaccattttatattcccatcaataGCTCACAAGAGTTCCAAcatctctacatccttgccaacatttgctattttctgtttttttgatagtagccatactaatgggtgtgaggtggtacctcattgtggttttgatttaagCACCTGTGTTTTTATCAGTTTTATATAAAGGGGTTCCAGGTAAGTTTGTTTGCAAAGAAAATGTTCCCCTActaagaagaaaattttgaacCCCTGTTCTAATGGAAAGGGCTTTTGATCTAGTTAGAGCCGTTGTTCATAGTCCTGGAATCCACCACCTATGAGCTACAGCAAATTTTGAGTAATGTCATTAAGCTTTTAAAGCTTCATCTGGCCCCAGAAAGGAATATGTAACATAAACAGTCTAAGTGAGTGAAATCTCCCTTATGTGTCCATAGTGAGACCTTCCTCAGGGCTGATGTTCATTCATTCGGTAGCTGTTTACTGAGTTtctactgggtgccaggcactttctaggccctggggatacagaGGTAGACAAGAAAGGCAAGGCTCCCGCTCTGCATGTGCTCAGATTCTAGtagggggagacagacaagga
Coding sequences:
- the LOC106844665 gene encoding regakine-1-like, encoding MRGSLVTLAFLLTLAALHSEASEEPANNQASCCFSFISRKIPLRFVRDYDRTSELCLMPGVIFHTKTGRQICTNPSDAWVQQYIRYLDGKSN